The genomic DNA AGCGGGAGGGGGATGAAATGGAAGAGACTTgacaaatattgaatatttatagCATAAAATCATATATAAGAAAACAGCAACCAACACAGACCCCCTAATCCAAAGACTTTATCagactatataaaataaatgggcgctacaaaataaagcaggagagAAAAGCATGTTTCATTCTCCTGCCAAGAACTGTCGTTTCCTGGTTGGGATTTTCTACATGGCTCTGTGATGCAAGCAAGCATCATGAACAGTTTTATTCTCCTTTGATTACAAAACAGTAACACCTTAAAGAAAATTTTGATGCAAAGTTCCTCCATTTTTCTCCCTAGGCAGTGTGCTCCTCCTATCAGTACATTTGTGAGCACAGCACATCAGCCATTTCAATCAGGTCTTTTCacttccagcatttctcacgttATAAACTTTTTAACATTGTTAGTAATTTACCAAGTAGACATGCCACTATGTTTACGTAACTATTTCCGTATTTCAATTTCCGCTGTTATTTCAATTTCTCATTTTAGGGCAACAAGTTTTTCCTGTCACTTAGATTGTTACTCTGGGATTTCTGCAGACCTAAGTGATCAGAAATTATCTGTCTGGACGAGTTCACACCACATCATGTAACAAAACTAAACTGTACAGAACATTAAATAGTCGCTCTCAAGAAATTGAAATTCTTTGCCATGGGAATATGTTTTCCGTGACcaaatttttaaagtacttataGGACAGTTTAAAGAAATTGTATCCATTTAGCACCAATTGTGAAATATGGCATTTAGAGGCAAAGGGaaaggcaaccaactccagtattcttgcctggagaatcccatggaatgaggaggctggagggctacagcccatggggttgcaaagagtcggacacgactgagcgactaaaataaataaaaaacattatttatgcAATTTTACTTATAATTAAGACAACTGATATGAAAGCCTTTGAGTATTCTAAATTGTGAAAATATACCATAATCAAGAGCTGTACCCAAAAAAGACTTGTTTCCTCACAGCATTAGAATTTAACTGCTAAAGCTCATTAGTCATGGTGTGATACAAGATAACATGACATCTTTTCTTAGCCAGCCACATAAGCACAGCCAAAACATCTGAATCTAAGAAAGGCATACTCTAAATACTAAATACTCTAAATGCAGAAAGTAAATCCAAGTCCACTTTCAGGCTTGCCTTGCTAAACCAGGATATTTACATTTTACAGAATTAAAGAATTATCAACATCTAGATCAATAAAAGAATCTACCTTGGACTAACTGCGTCCCGGGGAGACCGGAGCCATTCTTGCAGTTTGTCACTGGAAGCGACGCCCGCTTTCACCAGGTACGAATATGGCTCCACACGGAAGGCCCAAAAGTGCTTCCCTTTAGTAATCCCAACATCTCCAATGATGTAGTCTAAGCTGGTGTAATAACCCACTTGGATCCGCTCCGCAGCAAGCAGGAGGTTAAATCCAGCTCTGCTCTCCACACGGTCTCTCTTCAAGTTCAGCAGGAGGTGTTCATTATTATAGCCACATTTTTCatcaaagaggaaactgaaaactgCAAACAGAGCTTAAAATTAGCCTGCAAATTATTTACTAGCATTTCTGCACTCTATGGTAAAATTTAACAGGTTTTCAAATAGAAATTACTAAAAAGAGATAGGAGGAAGAATATTATTCTACCCTACTCACAAATCAAAACCCCAACTTAGAAATGATTTCCAATAATTCTCTACACctgaaaattttcagaaatttcaaaGTGGAAGAAACATTTTCGGTGTAGGAGAAATTTATGTCTGTAGCTCCTTGGAACAGACACAGCAAACCTAAACCCCCAAACACCTTATACTACTGAACCTGTTCTTCTTCTATCCTAAAATAAGGGGTtgtgtattttcaaagatatctgcatgttttcttaaaatttattccaAATTTTATCTCTAAGTTAGcatagtcgtgtccgactctttgcaattccatggactgtggcctttcccgcccctctgtccacagaattctccaggcaagaacactggagtgggttgccatttccttcttcaggggatcttcctgacctggggatcaaacccaggtctcctgccttgcaggcagattctttctcaaCCAAGcgactagggaagcccaaattttatAAATACGGAAAATATTAGCAATTTTAATAAGGTCTTCTCCTTACCAATCAAGATGGCAGGCACGAGAAACagtgttttgctttaaaaaaaaagcacaggtTTTGGGTTCAGAGACACTTGAGTTTGAATTCCTAGCTCAAACATTTAACTGGAGCTTAACCTAAACTTTAATTTCCTCAACTGCGGAATGGAGACAACACTACTCTCCTAAGCCTCTCAACTTAAACCCATTAAGCCTAACATTCATTGGCGGCTAGCCCAGAAAGTGGAAACATCCCAAATGCCGGTCAACAGATGAATGCACGAAGAAAATGTGGTGTCAACttcaaattggcacttgccaccGGCACTTGCCATCCATCTctgcaaggattaaatcatgtgctgctgcagctgctggttTTCAACACCCCTGAAGCGAGTTCagagtggagagcagaaatgaggccctCTGTGTGGGGGGGCAGGCGGGGAGGGTGGACTGTAGGACCCCTCTATTTTCAGGAGCCTAGtttatgagcccagttcttgTTATCGCCTCCTATctaaaaaagcactaaaatccttcacgGTGACGAttgctccttgtgactagcagaaaccttctgaaggaaaaaaaaaaaaaaatgtgcttgattgcaaggactctcccttcaccaaaatcacacatGTATTGACCTTCCcctctgcctctttggagcagtttctcagagctatctgagcgGCTGCTTTCCCagactgcagtcctcattttgcccccaataacACTCTCccattggggtttttttttcaagttgacagtgggatatacatacaatggaataccattcAACCTAAAAAAGTTAGGAAATTCTAACACATGTCACAACATGGAGGAACCTtgaaaataagccagtcacaaaaggattGTGCAAATCCATTCCCACACGAGGTACTTAGAATAGGCAGATTCACAGAGGCAGAGGCAGCATAGAGGTTGCCAGGCTCTGGAGGAAGGGTGGGTCGAGGGGTTACTGTATAATGGATGCAGTATtgatttggaaaaatgaaaaagttccaGAGGCTATAATGATGGGTGCAcagaatgtacttaatgccactgatgCATCCAGTTAAAAACAGCTGAAATGACAAATCTTaacattcagtcatgtctgactctttgcgaccccatggactgcagtagtccgccaggctcctctgtccatggggattctccaggcaaggaaactggagtgggttgctatgttgCCAACAAGCTAAAACCATTTTCCATGAATGAGATCTGACCAGTCTTCCCGGTAATGCCTATTGTCCTGGGATGACAATTCACACTTGCTTTCAATCTCAAATGTCTCCCAGTTTGCAAAATAAATTTAGATGGTCACCCTATTCATATGGCTTCTCCCGGAGAAAAGGAAGACAGTCTTCCAtgtttcccctcccccatccctctccaCTTCGCTGAAAACAGCAGCTACTTTCAGGCTTATTTTTCCTTCCACTTTCAGTCAGACTAGAAAACAAAGTGGAAACTGCATAAACCATAAAATGTTTACTTAATACTTGTAAATGCACCCTAAAACTCTCTTTTGGATATTattaaaattcaagaaaaataattttagccAACCTTATgcatttggtggtggtggttgttttttcttaattagcTACAATATACATGAAAAACAAAGAGTGAATAGCACACCTGGACAAAATGGCAAGGAAGGGCAGAGTGCACAAAATTTGGGTACATAAGCCACAAAAAATGGACAGGAGCGACGGGCTCTAAGAGCCAAGTGAAGGAGCATCTCAGGGCAAAGTGATTACCCGTTCACCAGCACGAGCGTAACTCTGCCTCTATACGTCCCTTACCCATGGGAACACTGTCAGCGAACATCAGCCAACCCGTAAGTCATTCTCATTCTATAAACATGTACAGGCCTTGCTTAAGTAGTACCGGGGGTTACCAAGCTGGAAAGGAGAGGCAGTGCTGGGTAGAAGGCGCTCTCcctgtgggggaaggggaaggagggccATCCATGTGGCTTTAATACGCGCCTTCCATCCCCATGGGCTGGTAATCACTGGGTTAGAAAAGCCAGACAAGTCAGAATTAGGTTAACTAAAATTATACTTCATGTTATTACACCAATAAATGTCTAAAATACCTACCCAGATCCTATGCTAATAGAGATCTCTATAAACTGatcaaaaaaatagaattatactGTCTAAAATTTGTAAGGCagcatttacattattttaattctaaattaaTAACCCTAAACATTCAAATGTCATGTTATTCTGTACCTGTCATCAGTCAGAAGTCTGAGCCTATTCTCAGCTTACATGGTGAAATTCAAGTATTCATTCTATTTCTAAATCCTAGCTGGATATAGAACCTACTTTTCTAGAATCTTTTACAAATGAGAGGTGGCTTTAATGTAGGTCTGCACAGACATATCAGCaggtttattttttatcatgGTGTCTTCCAACTGTACGCTTTTCTTATCCCCAATATTCACACtacctggagctggaggagtaTGAAGAATCAGTTCTCTGCTGCAAGGACTGCAGATGGAGCCCTTGTAGGCTCTTACTCTGAAAGCATAGTTACAATTACTCTCAAGATCAGAAATAACTTTACTTGTGCCACAAACTTCTATCTCATTCCAAGACAACATTTCTTCATCTCGATTAATCTTGCGATATTCAAGGACATAGCTATCAGCTTTATCCTTTTCTGGATGGTGCCAATTTATCAAAGCATTGTTATAAACTTTGCTCTGTTCCTCATTGATCTCTGGCACATCTACACCTGAaagaattataaaacagaaaacaacattcAACTATTATTTCAGaacctttattttttcctcagtAAAAATGATTTATTGACAAAAACTAAAGGATTTCTCTGTTGCCCAAGACCTTTCTATATTTAGAATAAAGTGTATAAGTAAAAGAATAATTCCTGCAaatacaacatggatggactctgAGGACAGGCTCAATGAAGCGAGCAGGACACAGAAAGACCAATGCCGATgtcatgattccacttatgtgaggGATCTACAATAGCCAGATTCACAAAATCAAAGAGTGggatggtggttaccaggggttggggggcagggagaAATATGTACTTATTAATACACAGGCATAAAGTTTCAGCTAAGCAAGATGAATAAGCTCTAGACATCTGCTGTACACCCTGTGACTATAGACAACAAAACCACATTCTATACCAAAAATTTAAGAGGGTGGATCTCAGGATAAGTTTTGTcacaataaaattttcaaataaaaaaagagatttttaaaggtgtatatttatgtttaaaactgaaaggggaaagaagaatgaaaaataagacaaTTTTAGTAAAACAATTTTAGCTTTCCAAATTAATTCTAAAATGTcataaatcaaaatttttaacCATATACCCTTCAGTGCCCATCTACTGAAATAACAACCCTGGACATAAAATTTCTAATTTCTGTCCTCTTTTAAGTTATTTTAGTAAGTGTTTTAAAATCTAAGTTTGGTTAGTATAATAATAAAtgtcaaaattttatataatttcctttcatattatctttctcagaattgcaaagcaatttaaaatgactttttcttGGCATTAACAAGATACATATTTTTGTAAGAAAATCAGAAactacataacacacacacacacaaattaagtAACTCAAAGATTATCAGTACAATAATTTTGTATAGCTCCTGCCAGTATTTTTCTCCCAGTGGTATTCCACTGTAGCAACACTTAACTATTTTCAGAAAcatgtttctaatttttcactaAAAACACAATGATCAAAATTTCACAgctaaatatttgtgtgtgttcatAATCTTTTCCATAAATTCCAAACAGCTTGACCACTTTAGTCATATGGTAAAAATAAGCTGAAAGGGCTGTACGTGCACACGCGCACATAAACAGACACACACGTCTACCAAATCACAGAGAAACACGCGGAGTGAAAAGCAGACGTCTCCGTTATCCTCCAGCTGCATGCAAGCAATGGAGAGCGTAAGTCTGTCTGTATGTCTCTGTGCAGCCAAGGGATCTAAAAAGTCAGCCCGActacattttaaagttaaaagcaGCTATCCTGACCGGTGTGCCTCAGCCTatacctctttcttttcttttttttttaaaccagtttaCTAAAAAAATGGTCATGCAGGGAACAGTGAGGAGAGCACCCAGCAGGCGGAAGACGGGTGACCATTTTACATCCTGACCCACAGGTTTTACTGGTTCTTCGTTATGCACTGGCATAGCCTGAGATTACCCAACCTCAATCTCCTCCTTCCAAAAACAATTTTGGGACCCCCACCCCTGCCGACCCAGAGGAGGAAGGACCTTGTACTCCTAAGTAAACAAGCAATAACATACATATAAAAGCAGTTCAAGTATACATTTTGGAAAAAGAGAATAGATAAGAAAAGTATATAGTCAAAAGGAGATTCAGGCACTGACTGGAAGAGAAAGATGGTCATAGTAATAATCTTTCAGTATGTAACTTTTTAACAAGACATATTTCCTTTGACTAAATACAAATCTACACATCTATATCTACACAATAATTAAACTTATACTtttccaagggcttcccttgtagcttagctggtaaagaatctgcctgcatgcaagagacccaggttcagttcctgggtcaggaaggtcccctggagaagggatagccactccagtattcttgggcttccctggtggttcagatggtaaagaatccgcctgcaatgcgggagacctgggttgggaagatcccctggaggagggcatggcaacccactccggtattcttgcctggagaatacccatggacagaggagcctggcgggctacagtccatggggtcgcaaagagtcggacacaactgagcaactaaggacacacacacatacttttccaAAGACTGTAATTGTTCTCCATGAAGAGAAATCTGAAGGAGATGAACAGGTGAGAAGAAAGAGGAACGGACTACCTCCCTATTGGTGAGCAGCAGAACACAAACACAAGCAAACATCAGGGACTgaaattcacctgccaaggtTCTAGCCCCTAGTATTACTACCTCAGAATGTGTCTTTATTTGGAGAGAGGGCTTTTAAAGAAGTACCACAGTTACAATCAGGTCATTAAGGTGGACCTAGTCCAACGTGACTGATATGACTGAAGTCCTTACAAGATGAAATCTGGATGCAGATACGCATAGAGGcaagaccatgtgaagacacaagCAGAGGCGGCAGCTGCTCTGCAAGGAGAGAGGCATCAGGAGAGACCAACGCTGCCCAGCAGCTTCGtcccagccttccaggctccagagcctGAGAAAACACATTTCTGGCGTTTAAACCACCCAATCAGTGGTGTTTCCTTtcagcagccctagcaaactcaTACAGCACTGTAAACGCTTAAACATCTTAGAGTCACCTTTAACCTGGAGATACCATTTCCAGGCTTCTGCCCTAGGGAAACTCGTACCCAGGCACAGAGAAACACTGACAAAGATGTTTGATAGAGCTGTTTACAACAGATaaaaaaacaggaacagactgTCGCTCAGTAGGAAAGTtatttatataatggaatattaaagCTAAAATACAGTTGTAAACCAGACCTTCATACATTAACAAATATCTATCCTAATTTCTCAAAAAAGCAATTTACCAAAAAAAGACACATACAGTGTGATGCCATTCACACaatgtttaaaaacatacaaaccAACAGAACCTAGCTTTTGGACataaaaacataattataaaaACATAGATGGCATACAACTTTAGGACAGGAAGGTCTGGGCAACTGAGCTGCTGCTTTATAAAGTCAAGCTGAAGAGAATCTGTGTGGattctgttgtttagtcgctcagtcaagtccaactagTTGCAACCCCCAgaactgtagcgcaccaggctcctctgtccctgggatttcccaggcaagaatactggagtaggttgccatttccttctccaggagatcttcccgacccagggatcaaacctgcatctcctataccggcaggtggattctttagcgctgagccaccaggaaagcccgcgTGTAGTCCACACAGTGCGAATTCCAACCAAAAAGGCGAAGGTATGCTGATTAAAACTTACCACTTGAGAAAAAAGATAATTCTCCAAGAAGTTCTGTTTGTTTAGATGTGTTAACAACATAGTCTTCAAAAGAAGTTTGAGCTGCAGGTCTAAAGCTCTTCAAAGACTCTGTAGCTTTCTGTATTCTATAGACAGATAAAAAATGTTTCATATAAAAatgattctttgagaagaaaaattaGACTAAATATCTGCAATGAgattaacaaaagaaaacttcACTCAGCACTCGGTTTAAGAGTGAAGCAAGAGGTACTGCACACGACCCAGCATTCCGAAGCCATCAGAGCTACAAAAGAAACTCGGAGCAGTGTTTAATGACGCTGCTAGAGAGACTGTCATTTCAAATCAAAATACCTGACGTGGAGCTGCTTTGCCGTCTGGACAAAGCAAGACTGATCCGTCTCCTTCAGCACCTCCTGAGCGTACCCCACGAGCCCATTGTTCTCCAGCAGCCCCTGGTACTCTTCCATTTGAGTCTGAAATTTGTCTAATCTTAGTTTCTTAGAAGCATCAATTGCCTTCAAAACAGATGATTTCCTCTCTTCTAGGATTTCAAAGAGCTTTTCAAAATGTGTAATTGCATCTTCTTTAGCCCGCTCTCCGTTACACTATTGTAAAACAAGCAAAGCATTAGCTCATCTGCTAAATCCAAATGTCTTTTCATGTCAAAATTCAGCGCGACAAACCCAAGTCCTGGAAGGAAGGAGATTTTGTCTGACGCCTTGAAGCTGTCAGAACAATAACCTGACATCAATTGCACTTAATTAGGGATGATCAGCAACTTTTAGacatagttttttattttataataactatttcCTTAAGCTTTCAATCTCCAAAGTCCAGCAATAAACAGTgtattcaatgaaataaaaagcaatgtTCAATTTGTATATGAAGGAACTTAGGCAGAAATTATCTTATTTAACTgaggacacaggaaaaaaaaattctgcagttatttattcatttctaattcaagaaattttattctttctaccatattccaattttttaaaaaggtaaaccaCAGACATAAAACCGAAAAAAGTTACATTACTAAGATACAAAACTGTAACTTTTCTCTTCAAATTAGTATTAGTGATATATTGGGTTGCCCAacaagttcatttggatttttctgtaacatcttatgcaAAAATCCAAACGAACTTTTCAGACAACCCAGTAACTATAAATAAATTGTAATTTAATTAATACTGATTTAATTACATGTTATACAAATCAACTTCTTTagtcttatttttctgttctgaaaACTAGGAATAAGAGAGACCACGCAGGCTTTTCTGAAGATTGAGAAAGATTATTAATACATAACTGCATAGCTCAATGTCACATATTTTCACTACATACACAGCTGTTCCACTACTTTGCCGTGAAATGATCCTCTCTGTAAGATGCTATTGAACATTTTGGAAGTCCACAACATCAGAGATTGACTTGACTTTGGAAATAAGACTAGCACTCATAATACACTCACAGCAGCAGCCAACAGTACAGAGTCTTCGAGAACATTCTTAAAAGCTGACAATATGTGGCACAAGTGCGCTGTACATTTTTCAGTGGCTTCTGGCCAACATTCATAATGAAAGGAAATTTTTCCCAGAtttacttctcttgttttctaacCCCAACAGCCAATTTTTTAAaggggggatgggaggagagaaagaaggtgaTGGCATTCTGGTAGTTTTTCAGTGACATATCACATTAAATTCAGAAATATCATTATACACAGGTAAAGAGGAGACTGTTTCCAGCAAAGTATAATTATAGATAAAAAGACAGTATGGCAATCTTTACCGAGAACGGAGACAAATTTTCTAGCACAGAAGACTCTTTCTGATAAACCTACAAATACAGCTGAGGTCAAAGGTACAAAAAACGTTAAATAATTTCtctggggtctcaaggagtcagtgCCTACATGAATACTTAATGCCTGAATTCCTCAGTTTTCAAGCTCCTGAATGACAAACTCAAAAATAAACACTGGATTTCCTTATCTCAGAAGTTAAGgcaggacttcgctggtggtacAGTAGATTAAGAgtccgcctggcaatgcaggggacgcggtttgatccctggtcgaggaagaGTCCGTATGCCGTGGGGGAACTAAGCTCGTgcgccacaagtactgaagcctgcaggccccagagcctgtgctccacagcgaGAGGAGCCCCTGCGATGAGCAGCCCCTACACTGCACCCaagaggagcccccgctcgcCGCAGCTCGACAGAGTCTGCACAGCAatcaggacccagcacagccaaaaacacgCTTTAAAAAGTAAAGGCAGATGACTGAGAACACTACGAAAGATAATCTCTGAAGACCTACTGTCTGGGTGATAATTCTCCCCGTGTTAGGGGATTACAGTAAACTGTGAAGAGTTTGTCAATCAGACACCAATATGAAAAGCAAAACCCTACCTTTTAAATCACACATAAAACCAACTTACTTAGGATGGTGAAAGCAatcagtaaaatattaaaaactaaagcAATACTGGTAACATGCTAATTCACCCAATTTTTCAATAATTTAACCCACTTTTAGAAAGAATTTGTTTTAAGACATAAGTCTCAAGCTAgtcagaatatttttatatttaattaaaacgTTTAGGGGCtcccatggtggtccagtggctaagactctgagctctcaatgcTGAGgcccttggtttgatccctggtgggggaactagatcccacatgccacaaaagaccctgtgcagccaaataaataaataaaaaataaacatttaaaaagaaaaacttttaaagggATCAAGAGTAAACGACCttcaatttatttcaaataaagaaaagaaacagggatCAAAGTCAATGAagaatatttagaattttaaaatagcctAATTCTATCCTcttttgctatatttttaaaatgctatcaatctttccaattttttactgaaaaataatatgcaaagagaaaaatgtacaCATAAGTGTAAGGATCACAGAGTCTTTGTGAACACACCCATGTGACCAGCATTCAGATTAAGGAATACTACCAGTATCCCAGATTACCTTTCCAGGCACTAACCCTCCACCTCTTCAACAGCTCCTATCCTGAGCACCACAGCCTGGTTTTGCCTTTCTTAGCCTCCCACAGCAAGTACTCCTTTGTGTCTGCCCTCTTCCCTTCAATGTTAGTGCAGGATTTCTCTACACTgttgcccacagttgtagatgCTCATGCATCATCGCTCTTTATATTCCACTATTGACGGGCTTTTGAGCGCTTTCCATTTTGCGGCTATTACAAATAATCCAGCTACAAacatccttttcttctttttttttgcagctaAGAACATTCTAATACATGTCTTTTGGTGAACATATGATAGGTATATATTTAAGAATATCTGGGAAATTTAAATAAACTTAGTCCTATTAACATACAATACATCTTTCAAATGCAATTTGttagttttgtaaaaaaaaataattttgaaagccaTTATTTTCCTTATGTTGCTACTTTTGAGacatgtctcaaaaaaaaaaggtctcaaaAGTAGCAACATaaggaaaataatgttttcatCTGTGTTTCAGTATCATGATAATCACTACCTCTTATCAGCACTGATCACACAGCATTCCATTCCTTACCTTTGTTTTcctagttccagaaaaacagggGTGAAAATCTAACACAACTCTACTCCCAGCTCATAAAATACCCTTAGGattttatgaatgaataaatgaatatctagatgaataaatgaaaaatatatgcaaaccTCACCTCTGacatataaaaggaaaatatcactTACCTCTGTCTCTTTCATCAACAAGTTTAGCTCAGAAATTTGACTCTTCACCTGGCTCTCCTTGCCAATAAGGTAATCAATATCCTTTGAAAGCTTCTCCTGTTAGAACATATTAGAAACACAAATAAGTAGAAAGAGAAGTGTAACAAAGGGCTTGCAGAATTTTCTTAACACAGCATCCTCCTCTCTCAGCTACAGTGATTACTATTATTAACTGGCTTTAAGCACACAGGCCCAAAGATACATGAGCAATTAGAACTAGGCTAcctaaaaacacacaaacaaaaagagCAAGGTAGGTCACTCAAGAATTCCGAGTCTACAGACTACATTTTTGTTGTCTCCCATCATTACTCCCAGAATGACTCCTCACAAAGCTTCAAAGTAAACAGGAGAGCAGCAATCCAAACAGTGCTTTCTTCCATTAGATTTCACAACACACTCAGAAACACTggcaccccacacacacaccaagaaaaGCAACAGAGACCCTTTCAAAGTAACCTTCATGGTCCATCCCAGCCTAGATAGTCATTAAACAGTCACACGATATACGATGATGAAAATACAGATGTCTAAATGACAGGCAACTTTCAGAGCTTACTGAATAACTTGCTTATAAAGCAGTCACCTTGGCACCGGCATAGTTTACCATAGAGACAGTCACAGGTTTTGGGGAGATCACTAGCACAGCCCACAAAACACAGTATgcctaaaatacattttaaaacaatcataCCCTGAAGCATGATGGGCTAAAAAATCGCGACAGACAACGTATTCTGAGTCTAAGCAAGACTAGGAAAATCCAGAAAACACCTCGCAAGCTGCAGCCCTGACAGAAGATCTGGGCATTTCTGGTCACAACTGGTGACCAAGGGCTGAGAAGGGTTATTAAGAAGCAGGGCAGAGAATCAAAGCTTTAGGAATGAGTCTCCTTcctgtattatctttttttttttttttttcacttagaccATGTTACAAGGTCTAACACAGAAATCAAAGTAACAGGTCTCTCTGGCAGGACCCACCTTTACAACTCCCTGGGACGCCCAGGATCAGGCCCAGGGAGTTCCCCTCATGACTCAATAGCGGGACAGAGGAAAGGCCTGTTAGGTGGAGGAACAAGACTTCTGAGGAATCAGGGCAGGATGGGACCAAGAAGGAAACTGCAGGTGTTAAGGATCAGAAGAGACATTAAAATCTCGTGTCTTAATACAGCATttcccagatgaggaaaccaaagctgaaCACAAACCTGACACCATAAGAAGCTGAACTAGAAACTTCCTCATGCACACTAACCACGCTGCCACAGGCAGAGGCACTGCCTCCGCACCAAGCCGTGAGGAAGACCACAGTTCCTCCAGGACCCCACCCTTGTCTGGCTCACGTTAGGACCAAACCCACTGGGTGTCAGTGCTGGCACTCTTTTTAGCTACAGCAGCAAAGAAAGGAATTTGGACAATTAAACTGAACTGGACTTAGTTCTAAGTCAACAGATGGTGTTAGCAGGGCTAAACAGGCTAGAGGAGAGAGGACAGAA from Ovis aries strain OAR_USU_Benz2616 breed Rambouillet chromosome 7, ARS-UI_Ramb_v3.0, whole genome shotgun sequence includes the following:
- the TRIM36 gene encoding E3 ubiquitin-protein ligase TRIM36 isoform X7 — translated: MLDDSFNDVGSDNSNQSSPRLRLPSPSVDKIDRISRPGHKKILNGWKRNSLTPRTTTFPCPGCEHDVDLGERGINGLFRNFTLETIVERYRQAARAATAIMCDLCKPPPQESTKSCMDCSASYCNECFKIYHPWGTVKAQHEYVGPTTNFRPKILMCPEHETERINMYCELCRRPVCHLCKLGGNHSNHRVTTMSSAYKTLKEKLSKDIDYLIGKESQVKSQISELNLLMKETECNGERAKEDAITHFEKLFEILEERKSSVLKAIDASKKLRLDKFQTQMEEYQGLLENNGLVGYAQEVLKETDQSCFVQTAKQLHVRIQKATESLKSFRPAAQTSFEDYVVNTSKQTELLGELSFFSSGVDVPEINEEQSKVYNNALINWHHPEKDKADSYVLEYRKINRDEEMLSWNEIEVCGTSKVISDLESNCNYAFRVRAYKGSICSPCSRELILHTPPAPVFSFLFDEKCGYNNEHLLLNLKRDRVESRAGFNLLLAAERIQVGYYTSLDYIIGDVGITKGKHFWAFRVEPYSYLVKAGVASSDKLQEWLRSPRDAVSPRYEQDSGHDSGSEDACVDSSQPFTLVTIGMKKVFIPKSPTSNEPENRVLPMPTSIGVFLDCDKGKVAFYDMDHMKCLYERQVDCSHMMYPAFALMGSGGVQLEESISAKYLEYQENM